The following are from one region of the Ignavibacteriota bacterium genome:
- a CDS encoding glycosyltransferase family 4 protein: protein MIKVCHIVNLITGKADGVYAHLKMIFQNSDKTMFQHYLIFQGDEKIERELTEMGVKVFISGSLKKKVSVKALVDIYSFLKENNIDIIHTHLVKPYAIAGLDNILLKKKFIFNYHGIFLKNNPYYNFLEKSIYSLIHYLINIFGKVDMVLVPSKRSEQLVMEETKLFPEPVVYYNGYSPMAAVFIEDNETSKRIEELKKNKKIIAVVGRLEIQKRVDNALLLFKMIKEKRDNVFLMVFGDGSLKNELNSFCNELEINSDVIFFDYVQTVSQYFNFFDVLLFTSDWEGMPLTMWEAMANQLPVVAPDVGGFKEILEEYNCGIVYEPGNLKQAEEKILEIIDDNNFRLKLGANGKLAIEKKFNEKQFIDQIEKIYLDLLSS from the coding sequence ATGATTAAAGTTTGTCATATTGTTAACTTGATTACGGGTAAGGCAGATGGAGTTTATGCTCATCTGAAAATGATATTTCAAAATTCAGATAAGACAATGTTTCAGCATTATCTGATTTTTCAGGGTGATGAAAAAATTGAACGTGAATTGACCGAAATGGGGGTAAAAGTTTTTATATCCGGTTCACTCAAAAAAAAAGTGTCTGTAAAAGCACTGGTTGATATTTATAGTTTTTTAAAAGAAAATAATATTGACATAATCCATACTCATCTTGTTAAACCCTATGCAATTGCCGGTCTCGACAACATACTTCTAAAGAAGAAATTCATATTTAACTATCACGGAATATTTTTAAAAAATAATCCTTATTATAATTTTCTTGAGAAAAGTATTTATTCTTTAATTCATTATCTAATTAATATATTTGGTAAAGTTGATATGGTTCTTGTTCCATCGAAAAGAAGCGAGCAATTAGTGATGGAGGAAACAAAATTATTTCCTGAACCGGTTGTTTATTATAACGGATATTCACCGATGGCAGCAGTATTTATCGAGGACAATGAAACTTCCAAAAGAATCGAAGAACTGAAGAAAAATAAAAAAATTATTGCTGTTGTTGGAAGACTTGAAATCCAAAAAAGAGTTGATAATGCTTTACTATTATTTAAAATGATTAAAGAGAAAAGAGACAATGTATTTCTCATGGTTTTTGGTGATGGTAGTTTAAAAAATGAACTGAATTCTTTTTGTAATGAATTGGAAATTAATTCAGATGTAATATTTTTTGATTATGTACAGACTGTTTCTCAGTATTTCAATTTTTTTGATGTTTTATTATTTACTTCAGATTGGGAAGGAATGCCATTAACGATGTGGGAAGCGATGGCAAATCAGCTTCCGGTTGTTGCACCGGATGTTGGAGGATTCAAAGAAATTCTTGAAGAATATAATTGTGGGATTGTTTATGAGCCGGGAAATCTAAAACAAGCGGAAGAAAAAATACTTGAAATAATTGATGATAACAATTTCAGATTAAAATTAGGTGCTAATGGTAAGTTAGCCATCGAAAAAAAATTCAATGAAAAACAATTTATTGATCAAATTGAAAAAATATATCTGGATTTATTGAGTTCATGA
- a CDS encoding glycosyltransferase family 4 protein, with protein sequence MIKILHITPDFNYCCGRSKLVFQYLKYFSNQEDYQVHFITNGGDSLERLNSVPRVNYQIIKFATGYKNIFYKKKFYDSLKNFVNKNNISLIHSHHRFPETTACQFSRELNVRTVTSAHSFVKGFKGRGFNSDKVIAVSNSIKNFIVDNFKVSAEKILTLHNPVEKSQAKDEFSFDSFKSEKNITNENKIILFVGRLCHEKGFDKLIKAFELLRSKNKNIILIAAGQLIGNKNDFGLFLNSEGVVYITPRSSINYFYEISNLVILPSRVDPFPFVMLESGSFKKPFIGGNTGGIAEFIEDGKNGLLVDPENPEELADKIFFLLNNPEFGKTLGENLYEKVTRLCDYNNYFKEVENIYKSLLTV encoded by the coding sequence ATGATTAAGATTCTGCACATTACACCGGATTTTAATTATTGCTGTGGAAGAAGCAAGTTAGTCTTTCAGTATCTGAAGTATTTTAGCAATCAAGAAGATTATCAAGTGCATTTCATTACAAACGGAGGAGATTCATTAGAAAGACTAAATTCAGTGCCTCGAGTGAATTATCAAATTATCAAATTCGCTACTGGGTATAAAAATATTTTTTACAAAAAAAAATTTTATGATTCATTAAAGAATTTTGTAAACAAAAATAATATTTCTCTAATACATAGTCATCATAGGTTCCCTGAAACAACTGCCTGTCAATTCTCTCGTGAACTCAACGTACGAACAGTAACTTCTGCTCATAGTTTTGTTAAAGGTTTTAAAGGACGAGGATTTAATTCTGATAAAGTGATTGCAGTGAGCAACTCTATTAAAAATTTTATAGTTGATAATTTTAAAGTTTCTGCAGAAAAAATACTAACTCTACATAATCCGGTTGAAAAATCTCAGGCAAAAGATGAATTTTCATTCGATTCATTTAAATCTGAAAAAAATATAACCAATGAAAATAAAATTATTCTGTTTGTTGGAAGATTATGCCATGAAAAAGGATTTGATAAACTCATAAAAGCGTTTGAATTACTAAGATCAAAAAACAAAAATATTATTCTGATAGCAGCAGGACAGCTGATAGGGAATAAAAATGATTTCGGATTATTTTTAAATAGTGAAGGTGTTGTTTACATAACTCCTCGAAGTAGCATTAATTACTTTTATGAAATTTCTAATTTAGTAATTCTTCCTTCACGAGTTGATCCATTTCCTTTTGTAATGCTTGAATCTGGTTCTTTCAAAAAACCATTCATTGGTGGTAACACAGGTGGTATTGCCGAATTCATTGAAGATGGAAAAAACGGATTGCTGGTTGATCCTGAAAATCCTGAAGAGCTTGCTGATAAAATATTCTTTCTCCTGAACAATCCTGAATTCGGTAAAACATTAGGTGAAAATTTATACGAAAAAGTCACTCGTCTTTGTGATTATAATAATTATTTTAAAGAAGTAGAAAATATTTATAAATCACTTTTAACAGTTTAA
- a CDS encoding glycosyltransferase — protein sequence MKIVLIGRFGDGEILSGPERIARELFYELKNKNYQVTFIEYFFSDYKNSSLLTKLFGKKYFIENSILRLGVFPILVTIIKSRFDMIHIVNAQRFQLFLLLISRLVPGKIVTTLHGSIQNEFKQMKKLPRRHYVDIWVEKLITKKSSLLIFPSKLLFGILNEQYQFSRNKYQVIPNGISRRFEIRNSAPIKFENTLRIVFYNGPDSTFNRGLQKLIYLLENVQVNIKLFVLGAEEFVTNNNRNVQISFSNLLGHDAMIQFLSDKQFVIKSTQADTFPGFVAECMCLGLIPIINKNIGMSEFIEDRENGFLYKINSTDDLSKLLEDIVIAKYDLNSISLNAKKIFEKLNWSVISYKYIDAYKSVL from the coding sequence ATGAAAATTGTATTGATTGGAAGATTTGGAGATGGGGAAATCTTATCAGGTCCTGAAAGAATTGCAAGAGAACTTTTTTATGAACTGAAAAACAAAAACTATCAAGTTACATTCATCGAATATTTTTTTAGTGATTATAAAAATTCTTCACTGCTTACAAAACTTTTCGGCAAAAAATATTTCATAGAAAATTCTATCCTGAGACTCGGTGTATTTCCAATCTTAGTTACTATTATTAAAAGCAGATTCGACATGATTCATATCGTCAATGCTCAGAGATTTCAATTATTTTTACTTTTAATCAGTAGATTAGTACCAGGAAAAATAGTAACGACATTACACGGCTCGATACAAAATGAATTCAAGCAAATGAAAAAACTTCCCAGAAGACACTACGTTGATATCTGGGTTGAGAAGTTGATTACGAAAAAATCCTCTTTATTGATTTTTCCTTCGAAATTATTATTTGGAATTTTAAATGAACAATATCAGTTCTCAAGAAATAAATATCAGGTAATTCCAAATGGAATAAGCAGGAGATTTGAAATCAGGAATTCTGCTCCGATAAAATTTGAGAATACTTTGAGAATAGTTTTTTATAATGGACCTGATTCTACTTTTAACAGAGGATTGCAGAAATTAATTTATTTGTTAGAAAATGTTCAGGTTAATATTAAGTTATTTGTTCTTGGTGCAGAAGAGTTCGTAACAAATAATAATCGAAATGTACAAATTTCATTTTCCAATCTTTTGGGACACGATGCTATGATTCAATTTTTGTCCGATAAACAATTTGTTATTAAGTCAACCCAGGCAGATACATTCCCGGGTTTTGTTGCTGAATGTATGTGTTTAGGTTTGATCCCAATTATAAATAAAAATATTGGAATGAGTGAGTTTATTGAAGACAGGGAGAATGGATTTTTATATAAGATAAATTCTACAGATGATTTATCAAAATTGCTTGAAGATATCGTAATTGCAAAATATGATTTAAACTCAATTTCACTCAATGCAAAAAAAATATTTGAAAAACTTAACTGGTCTGTTATTTCTTATAAATACATAGATGCATATAAATCAGTATTATGA